In the Pseudoalteromonas sp. A25 genome, TTTTAATTGTTAATGCGTCAGCAACTAACGCGTTTTGTTCTTTAGTATGTGTTGACATGTAGCCACACGCTGGTGCTGCCGATGCTTTACGGCCAGCATAAGTTAGGTTTGCACCTGCTGGGATTGCATCCCAGAAGTGGTGCTGAGAGCAATACCAAGCACCTTGGTTTTGCGGCTCTTCTTGACACCAAACAAAGTCTTTAACGTGCTGATAACGAGCCATAATTTCATCCATCTCCTGATGTGGGAAAGGATACAACTGCTCTACACGCACAATCGCAACATCATCTAGCTCTTGTTTACGGCGTTCTTGCAATAGCTCGTAATATACCTTACCACTACAGAACACAACACGTTTAACATTAGCCGGATCGATGTCATCGATCTCATCAATCATGTTATGGAACACACCTTCGGCAAGTTCTTCAATTGAAGATACGGCAAGCGGGTGACGAAGCAATGACTTTGGTGTCATTACAATCAATGGGCGGCGCAAAGGACGCACTGATTGACGACGTAACATAGCGTAAACTTGAGCTGGTGTTGAAGGCACACACACTTGCATATTGTGATCAGCACACAACTGCAGGTAACGCTCTAAACGTGCTGAACTGTGTTCTGGTCCCTGACCTTCGTAACCGTGAGGAAGTAGCATTGTTAAGCCACATAAACGACCCCACTTTTGCTCACCAGAGCTTAAGAATTGGTCGAATACAACTTGAGCACCGTTTGCGAAGTCACCAAATTGTGCTTCCCAAAGTACCAATGATGTAGGCTCAGCAGTGGCGTAACCATATTCGAACGCCAGTACAGCTTCTTCAGATAGTACTGAGTCATAAACCTCGAACGTCCCTTGCTTTTCATGAATATCTTGCAGAGGGATATAAGTAGACGCATCTTGTTGGTTATGTACAACAGCGTGACGGTGGAAGAATGTGCCTCGACCTGAGTCTTGGCCTGTCATACGCACATCGACACCTTCGTCAACTAAAGTAGCATACGCCAGTGTTTCTGCCATACCCCAGTCAAGCTGCTTTTCGCCCTTTGCCATCGCCTTACGATCATCATAAATTTTCTTAACGCGTGACTGTGCTTTGTGTGTATCTGGATATGTCGATACTTTTTCAGCAAGCTCTTTAAGCTTATCAACTGATAATTTAGGGTCGTATGCTACATCCCAATCATGGCCTACAAACTTAGACCAATCCGATGAATGTTTAGTATCTGGCTTAATTTCTTCAACAACGCACTTACCATTATCTAAGCCGTTGCGGTATTCATCAGCCAAAGCCTTTGCTTCGTCAGCTGAAATGATACCTTCAAGAGCAAGTTGATCGGCATAAAGCTGGCGTGGTACAGGATGCTTTTTGATCTTTTGATACATTAATGGCTGAGTTGCATTTGGCTCGTCAGCTTCGTTATGGCCATGGCGGCGATAACATACTAAATCAATCACTACATCGCGGCGGAACTGATTACGGAAATCAAGTGCAACTTGAGTTACAAATGCAACCGCTTCAGGATCATCAGAATTAACATGGAAGATTGGTGCCTGAACCATTTTTGCGATATCGGTACAGTAGTCTGTAGAGCGCACATCTTCTTGCTTTGAAGTTGTAAAGCCAACTTGGTTATTAACCACGATGCGGATTGTACCACCTACACCAAACGCACGAGTTTGCGATAGGTTAAATGTTTCTTGTACAACACCTTGCCCAGCAATCGCTGAGTCACCATGAATAGTAATAGGTAATGCTTTTGAGCCAGTTTTACAACCTAAACGGTCTAAACGAGCACGAACAGAGCCCATTACAACTGGGTTAACAATTTCTAGGTGAGACGGGTTAAATGCCAGAGCCATGTGTACATCACCACCTTGCGTCGCAAAGTCAGATGAATAACCCATATGATATTTAACATCACCAGAGCCGGCTAATTCGCCGTACTTACCTGCAAACTCATCAAACAATACTTGAGGGTTCTTACCCAGTACGTTAACAAGTACATTTAAACGACCACGGTGCGCCATACCAATAACCGCTTCTTGCTGACCACTTTCACCAGCGCGATGTATTAGCTCTTTAAGCATTGGCACTAACGCATCACCACCTTCTAGCGAGAAACGTTTAGCACCTGGAAATTTAGCACTTAGATACTTTTCTAAGCCGTCTGCCGCAGTTAGACCCTTTAGAATACGTAGTTTTGCTTCTTTACTAAATTGAGGCTTTGAGAAAGTTGACTCTAGGCGCTGCTGTAACCAACGCTTTTCTTCTGTAGAAGTGATGTGCATATATTCTGCACCGATTGAACCACAATAAGTGTTCTTCAGGGCAGCATATAAGTCTTTTAATTTCATTGTCTCTTTGCCACAAGCAAATGAGCCAACGTTGTATTCTTTATCTAAGTCCGCATCGGTTAGTTCATGGTAGTCGAGCTCTAAATCACGAACCCTTTCACGCTTCCATAAACCCAGTGGGTCTAGGTTGGCGTTTTGATGGCCTCTAAACCTAAATGCGTTTATTAGTTGCAATACCCTGACCTGTTTAGCGTCAGATGTACTATCTGCTGCAACTACCACTTCTCTGTGTTTGTTCTTTGCAAGTTCAGCAAATTGCTCCCTCACTTGTGAATGTTTAACGTCAACATCCACTCCATCAACTTTTGGCAGCTGATCAAACACTTCTCGCC is a window encoding:
- a CDS encoding 2-oxoglutarate dehydrogenase E1 component: MHEGVMKAWLESSHLYGGNVAYVEELYEAYLDDATSVPEEWREVFDQLPKVDGVDVDVKHSQVREQFAELAKNKHREVVVAADSTSDAKQVRVLQLINAFRFRGHQNANLDPLGLWKRERVRDLELDYHELTDADLDKEYNVGSFACGKETMKLKDLYAALKNTYCGSIGAEYMHITSTEEKRWLQQRLESTFSKPQFSKEAKLRILKGLTAADGLEKYLSAKFPGAKRFSLEGGDALVPMLKELIHRAGESGQQEAVIGMAHRGRLNVLVNVLGKNPQVLFDEFAGKYGELAGSGDVKYHMGYSSDFATQGGDVHMALAFNPSHLEIVNPVVMGSVRARLDRLGCKTGSKALPITIHGDSAIAGQGVVQETFNLSQTRAFGVGGTIRIVVNNQVGFTTSKQEDVRSTDYCTDIAKMVQAPIFHVNSDDPEAVAFVTQVALDFRNQFRRDVVIDLVCYRRHGHNEADEPNATQPLMYQKIKKHPVPRQLYADQLALEGIISADEAKALADEYRNGLDNGKCVVEEIKPDTKHSSDWSKFVGHDWDVAYDPKLSVDKLKELAEKVSTYPDTHKAQSRVKKIYDDRKAMAKGEKQLDWGMAETLAYATLVDEGVDVRMTGQDSGRGTFFHRHAVVHNQQDASTYIPLQDIHEKQGTFEVYDSVLSEEAVLAFEYGYATAEPTSLVLWEAQFGDFANGAQVVFDQFLSSGEQKWGRLCGLTMLLPHGYEGQGPEHSSARLERYLQLCADHNMQVCVPSTPAQVYAMLRRQSVRPLRRPLIVMTPKSLLRHPLAVSSIEELAEGVFHNMIDEIDDIDPANVKRVVFCSGKVYYELLQERRKQELDDVAIVRVEQLYPFPHQEMDEIMARYQHVKDFVWCQEEPQNQGAWYCSQHHFWDAIPAGANLTYAGRKASAAPACGYMSTHTKEQNALVADALTIKK